One stretch of Prochlorococcus marinus XMU1402 DNA includes these proteins:
- a CDS encoding acyltransferase produces MKKIYLICRELKDWLEFFIRNIPGRVGYFIRDNYYKIRLKKSFGNNRFESGLRIEFPQNIKIGSKSYFGMDCKIYASESSLISIGSNVSFNSNVMINARGKGKILIGNNVLIGPNVVLRSSNHSFETIKLPIIEQGMKDGEIIVNDDVWIGSNAVILPNCKIGKGVVVAAGAVVTSDIESHTVVGGIPAKLIRKRDLKL; encoded by the coding sequence ATGAAAAAGATTTATCTAATATGCAGGGAATTAAAAGATTGGCTTGAATTTTTTATAAGAAATATCCCTGGCAGAGTAGGTTATTTTATAAGAGATAATTATTACAAAATAAGATTAAAAAAATCTTTTGGGAATAATAGATTTGAATCAGGCCTAAGAATTGAATTCCCTCAGAATATAAAAATAGGCTCAAAATCTTACTTTGGGATGGATTGCAAAATTTATGCTTCTGAATCTAGTCTAATCTCCATAGGTTCGAATGTTAGTTTTAACTCAAATGTGATGATTAATGCTAGAGGTAAGGGTAAAATTTTAATTGGAAATAATGTATTAATAGGTCCAAATGTTGTTCTAAGATCTAGTAATCATTCTTTTGAGACAATTAAATTACCCATAATTGAACAAGGAATGAAAGATGGAGAAATAATTGTAAACGATGATGTCTGGATAGGTTCAAATGCTGTAATCCTACCAAACTGTAAGATTGGTAAAGGGGTAGTAGTAGCTGCCGGTGCTGTTGTTACAAGCGATATTGAGTCACATACAGTCGTGGGTGGGATTCCTGCTAAGTTAATTAGAAAAAGAGATTTGAAGTTATGA
- a CDS encoding class I SAM-dependent methyltransferase, which produces MKKIIILGVAKLFSYSWLLIPTKLRRYIFTSFFILESRQNNPLISIKNLFLIKDKLDWIINERALKYGDGIHPKHQLTNYHQFFIDRIINGENVLDVGCGNGSVAISIAKKLSKSFITGIDISKKNIDFAKQKQKESNLKNLNFINGNIDDYSEIGSEVVILSNVLEHIEDRVLFLKNVQKLSGAKTFLVRVPYFKRDWQIAFRKKFGIYYFSDNDHKIEHTLEELEKELGKVNLIMKETITDWGEIWTKCEYDF; this is translated from the coding sequence ATGAAGAAAATTATAATCTTAGGCGTTGCAAAGCTCTTTTCTTATAGTTGGTTATTAATTCCAACTAAATTAAGAAGATATATATTTACAAGCTTTTTTATTTTAGAGTCAAGACAAAATAACCCATTAATTTCAATAAAAAACTTATTTTTAATAAAAGATAAACTAGATTGGATTATTAATGAAAGAGCATTGAAATATGGTGACGGAATTCATCCAAAACATCAATTAACTAATTATCATCAATTTTTTATTGATCGTATCATTAATGGCGAAAATGTCCTTGATGTAGGCTGCGGTAATGGATCAGTAGCTATCAGTATTGCAAAAAAACTTTCAAAAAGCTTTATAACTGGAATAGATATAAGTAAAAAAAATATTGATTTTGCTAAACAAAAACAAAAAGAAAGTAATTTAAAAAATTTGAATTTTATTAATGGAAATATTGATGATTATTCTGAAATAGGTTCGGAAGTTGTTATTCTTTCAAATGTATTAGAGCATATTGAAGATAGAGTTTTGTTTCTAAAAAATGTTCAAAAGTTAAGTGGTGCAAAAACTTTTTTGGTTAGAGTCCCATATTTTAAAAGGGATTGGCAAATTGCTTTTAGAAAGAAATTTGGGATTTACTATTTTTCTGACAATGATCATAAAATTGAACATACATTAGAAGAATTAGAAAAAGAGCTTGGGAAGGTAAATTTAATTATGAAAGAAACAATAACTGATTGGGGAGAGATTTGGACAAAATGCGAATATGATTTCTGA
- a CDS encoding polysaccharide biosynthesis protein: MNIRINKLRLFLLNLPREIRLIISFVVDTFLYDKTVWLKFYLRIGLFNFSSLKLKNKNYLKAHIEILITGLRPVEKLFEELLIQDKYLPKKYLKIFKAQYCFLPWKELSIEIDSLGRFIYKNYVKNITLILRKLIIGYTPRKEIVDWIFNENIKKNSERIIF, translated from the coding sequence ATGAACATAAGAATAAATAAATTAAGATTATTTTTACTGAATTTACCTAGAGAAATTAGGTTGATAATCTCATTTGTTGTAGATACATTTTTATATGATAAAACTGTATGGCTGAAATTTTATTTAAGAATTGGGTTATTTAATTTTTCTAGCTTAAAATTGAAAAATAAAAATTATCTAAAAGCTCATATTGAAATATTGATAACTGGATTAAGACCTGTAGAAAAATTGTTTGAGGAACTTCTAATACAGGATAAATATTTACCTAAAAAATATCTAAAAATTTTTAAGGCTCAATATTGTTTTTTACCTTGGAAAGAATTGTCTATTGAGATTGATTCTTTAGGAAGATTTATTTATAAAAATTATGTAAAAAATATTACCCTAATACTTAGAAAATTAATAATAGGATATACTCCACGAAAAGAAATTGTTGATTGGATTTTTAATGAAAATATTAAAAAAAATTCTGAGCGGATTATATTTTAA
- the galE gene encoding UDP-glucose 4-epimerase GalE codes for MSCILISGGFGYIGSHTATLLSEKNQKYVIVDNFSNCKREIVDKIRTITKNKVCFYDCDIRDNKNLIKIINENKVTSVIHFAALKSVSESIVNPLEYYEVNVNGTISLLKAMQLTGVKKFLFSSSAAVYGEPDFCPIDESHILKPLNPYAQTKIIIENILKDIYKAEKNWSVACLRYFNPIGAHKSGLIGDDPLSGKNANLMPEIIKVVRGIKDYLEVFGDDYPTPDGTGIRDYIHIMDLAEAHYKALNFIDKKNGINFFNIGTGKGVSVLELKKAFENVSGLNVPIKISKRREGDCAACFANPKKANDILKWSAKYDLNQMCESSWKFVNRNSK; via the coding sequence ATGTCTTGTATCCTAATATCTGGAGGTTTTGGATATATCGGATCTCATACTGCAACATTACTGTCGGAGAAGAATCAGAAATATGTCATAGTGGATAACTTTAGTAATTGTAAAAGAGAGATTGTAGATAAGATTAGGACAATCACCAAGAATAAAGTTTGCTTTTACGATTGTGATATAAGGGATAACAAGAACTTAATAAAAATAATTAATGAGAATAAAGTAACATCGGTAATACATTTTGCAGCTCTTAAATCAGTCTCCGAATCAATAGTTAATCCCCTCGAATACTACGAAGTTAATGTTAATGGGACTATAAGTTTATTAAAAGCTATGCAATTAACAGGCGTTAAAAAGTTTCTTTTTAGCAGTTCTGCAGCAGTATATGGAGAACCCGATTTTTGCCCAATTGATGAAAGTCATATCTTGAAACCATTAAATCCATACGCGCAAACAAAAATTATAATCGAAAATATCCTCAAAGATATTTATAAAGCTGAAAAAAATTGGTCGGTAGCTTGCTTGAGATATTTTAATCCAATTGGAGCCCATAAATCTGGCTTAATTGGAGACGATCCATTATCTGGTAAAAATGCAAATTTAATGCCTGAGATCATAAAAGTTGTAAGAGGTATAAAAGATTATTTAGAAGTATTTGGGGATGATTATCCTACTCCTGATGGTACTGGAATAAGAGACTATATTCATATTATGGATTTAGCAGAAGCTCATTATAAAGCATTAAATTTTATTGATAAAAAAAATGGAATAAATTTTTTCAATATTGGTACGGGTAAAGGTGTAAGTGTTTTGGAATTAAAAAAAGCCTTTGAAAATGTATCGGGATTAAATGTACCAATAAAAATATCTAAAAGAAGGGAAGGTGATTGTGCCGCCTGTTTTGCGAACCCTAAAAAAGCTAATGATATACTTAAATGGAGTGCAAAATATGATCTTAATCAAATGTGTGAAAGCTCATGGAAATTTGTAAATAGAAATTCAAAATGA
- a CDS encoding glycosyltransferase translates to MKVAIGFDVKDSSWGGGNQFVKTLVEALKVKGHEVTNTLIDKDIDIILMIDPRSYNDGVTFGSLEIIKYLILKNKNALVIHRINECDERKNTFHMNKLLKWSNYCADFTVFIGSWLKNLDIYLTDKPSKVILNGADKKIFNSHKKKSWNGTNPIRLVTHHWSPNKMKGFDVYQKLDSLLSTSDWKNKVEFTYIGNLPKGFSFKNTKHLSPMNGRKLALELSKNDLYISASINEPAGMHHIEGILCGLPIIYRNSGALPEYCRDFGVSFENQDFLPALKKMIKDYSKFKKNIIQYPHDSEKMTSEYLTLFSQLLKNRRKIIEKRFLLKSPFYLFLNLLFLILKFRNIVKLFYKKNPNKNL, encoded by the coding sequence TTGAAAGTCGCTATTGGATTTGATGTTAAAGATAGTTCTTGGGGTGGAGGCAACCAATTTGTTAAAACACTCGTAGAAGCTTTAAAAGTTAAAGGTCACGAAGTTACTAATACTCTTATTGACAAAGATATAGACATAATTCTCATGATAGATCCTCGCTCTTATAATGATGGAGTTACTTTTGGTTCATTAGAGATAATAAAATATTTAATCTTAAAAAATAAAAACGCATTGGTAATTCATAGGATTAATGAGTGTGATGAAAGAAAAAATACATTTCATATGAATAAATTACTCAAATGGTCTAATTACTGTGCTGACTTTACTGTTTTTATAGGGTCATGGTTGAAAAATTTAGATATTTACCTTACAGATAAACCCTCAAAAGTAATCCTTAATGGTGCGGATAAAAAAATATTTAATAGTCATAAAAAGAAAAGTTGGAATGGTACAAACCCCATAAGACTTGTAACTCATCATTGGAGTCCAAACAAAATGAAAGGTTTTGATGTATATCAAAAGTTGGATAGCTTACTTTCCACTTCTGATTGGAAAAACAAAGTGGAGTTTACTTATATTGGTAATTTGCCAAAAGGATTTAGTTTCAAAAATACAAAACATTTAAGTCCGATGAATGGTCGAAAACTTGCTTTAGAACTATCTAAAAATGATTTATACATTTCGGCTTCTATTAACGAACCAGCTGGTATGCACCATATAGAAGGGATACTATGTGGATTGCCAATTATTTATAGAAATAGTGGTGCGCTACCTGAGTATTGTCGCGATTTTGGTGTTTCTTTTGAAAATCAAGATTTTTTACCTGCTTTGAAGAAAATGATAAAAGATTACTCTAAATTTAAAAAAAATATAATTCAATATCCTCATGACTCTGAAAAGATGACTAGTGAATATTTAACGTTGTTTTCACAATTATTGAAAAATAGGAGAAAAATCATAGAAAAAAGATTTCTTTTGAAATCACCCTTTTATTTATTTTTGAATTTATTGTTTTTAATTTTGAAGTTTAGAAATATAGTAAAATTATTTTATAAGAAAAATCCCAATAAAAATTTATAA